A genomic region of Solanum dulcamara chromosome 2, daSolDulc1.2, whole genome shotgun sequence contains the following coding sequences:
- the LOC129878682 gene encoding transcription factor MYB14-like, whose protein sequence is MVRAPCCEKMGLKKGPWTQEEDQILISFIQKYGHENWRALPKQAGLLRCGKSCRLRWTNYLRPDIKRGNFSEEEEEIIIKLHKLLGNRWSAIASRLPGRTDNEIKNFWHTHLKKRLEQHNDLASTTTTKKGHEMTTNVTQNIEEHHIISSNYYQDSQNIVAYHPTSCHDQEDLQENNSSSHDTQSNKEENMQYSTNYGHGDMTRFNNDMFFWYNVFMSSGNNASDEIN, encoded by the exons ATGGTAAGAGCTCCATGTTGTGAGAAAATGGGGTTGAAGAAAGGGCCATGGACTCAAGAAGAAGATCAAATTTTGATAtcttttattcaaaaatatggaCATGAAAATTGGAGGGCACTTCCTAAACAAGCAG GTTTATTAAGGTGTGGAAAAAGTTGCAGATTAAGGTGGACAAATTACTTAAGGCCAGATATTAAAAGAGGAAACTTTagtgaggaagaagaagaaatcatcATTAAGCTACATAAACTTCTTGGAAACAG ATGGTCTGCAATTGCATCAAGGCTGCCAGGAAGAACAGATAATGAAATAAAGAATTTTTGGCACACTCACTTGAAGAAAAGATTAGAACAACACAATGATCTAGCATCTACTACAACTACCAAAAAAGGGCATGAAATGACAACAAATGTTACACAAAATATTGAAGAGCATCATATAATTTCTTCAAATTATTATCAAGATTCACAAAATATTGTTGCCTATCATCCAACTTCATGCCATGATCAAGAAGATcttcaagaaaataattcaaGTTCTCATGACACTCAATCAAACAAGGAGGAGAACATGCAATATTCAACAAATTATGGACATGGGGACATGACTAGGTTCAACAATGATATGTTTTTTTGGTATAATGTCTTCATGAGTTCCGGAAACAACGCGTCTGATGAGATCAATTAG